From one Gracilinanus agilis isolate LMUSP501 chromosome 5, AgileGrace, whole genome shotgun sequence genomic stretch:
- the SMIM30 gene encoding small integral membrane protein 30, translating into MASVGDISKAFLVLISLLCMLPVVEAVEAGDGIALLLGMFLSLTGIFACLGIYARKRNGQM; encoded by the coding sequence ATGGCTTCAGTCGGAGATATCTCCAAAGCGTTCCTAGTCCTCATTTCACTGCTCTGTATGCTGCCTGTTGTTGAAGCTGTAGAAGCGGGAGATGGCATAGCCCTTCTGCTGGGCATGTTTCTCAGCCTCACAGGCATCTTTGCCTGTTTGGGGATATATGCCAGGAAGAGGAATGGACAGATGTGA